DNA sequence from the Selenomonas timonae genome:
GTCGCGCACAACACTCCCGAGCATCTGGTAGCCGCCGCAGATGCCAAAGAGCGGCGTCCCCTCTGTCACGCGCGCACGGATTGCATCCTCCAAGCCCGACTCGCGGATGTAGAGCAGATCCTCCGTCGTATTCTTCGATCCGGGGAGGAGAATGAGGTCGGGCATCCCGAGCTCACGCGGCGTGCCCACATAGTAGAGTGCGACATCCGGCTCGTTTGCGAGCGCATCAAAATCCGTAAAATTCGAGAGCTTCGGCGTACGAATGACGGCAATGCGCAGCTGATCGCTGTGCGCGGCGCCATCCCCATAGTGCTTCTCATCGAGCGATACCGAATCCTCCTCGTCAATGCCGAGCTGCTCGATATGCGGCACAACACCGAGCACGGGCTTCCCCGTCTTTTCCTCAAGGAAGTCGAGTGCAGGCATCAGTAGGGTCACGTCGCCGCGAAATTTGTTGATGACGAGTCCCTTGACGAGGGCACGCTCCTCCTCGTCGAGGAGTTCCAGCGTACCCACGAGGGAGGCGAGCGCGCCGCCGCGGTCGATGTCTGCGATGAGGAGGACGGGCGCGCGCAGATGCTTTGCAACGCGCATATTCACAATGTCATTTGCCTTGAGGTTGATCTCGGCTGGACTGCCCGCCCCCTCGATCACAAGCAGGTCGTAGTTTTCCTGCAAGACATCAAGGGCTTCCTCGACCGCGCCCCACGCCTTGAGCGAGTAGCCCTTGTGATACTCACGCGCGCTCATATTGCCGACTGGCTCGCCCATGATGATGACCTGCGACTGCGAATTCCCCGTGGGTTTCAGCAAAACGGGATTCATATGCACCTCGGGCGCAAGCCCCGCCGCCTCTGCCTGTGCAACCTGCGCACGCCCCATCTCGCGCCCGTCGAGCGTGACATAGGAGTTCAGCGCCATGTTCTGTGCCTTAAACGGCACGACGCGCTTCCCCTCCTGCCGAAAGATACGGCAGAGCGCCGTTGTCAATATGCTCTTGCCCACATGGGAGCTTGTTCCCATCAACATAATGCTCTTAGCCATCAGATCGCCTCCGCAATTTTCTTGATGTTCACGGGAATGCCGCAGGTGACGAGATAGACCTCTGCGGCGCTACGCGCAATCTGCTGATTCGCCAGCCCCGCCATATCGCGGTAGAGGCGTCCAAGCCGATGTTCGGGCACAATGCCCGCCCCGACCTCGTTCGTGACGAAAATCGTCGTTGCCTCCACCTCCTGCGCCGCCTGAATCAGCGCACCGATCCGCTCCTCCACATGGAGGACGAAGGAGTCACGCTCCTGCTCCTCCTCCGGATATTGGAGCATATCATTGCTCAGGAACATCGTAATGCAGTCAAAGAGAATCACGCCGTGCGACTTCCCCGCCGCGCGGATTGCGTTCTCAGAAAAAAAGGGCGCCTCATAGGTAGACCAGTTGGCAGGACGGCGCGCCTGATGGAGATCGACGCGCTGCTGCATCTCCGTATCGTAGACCTGTGCCGTTGCAATGTAGGCGACCTGTGCCCCAGCTGCGGCACAATGTGCGGCATAGCGCTCGGCAAATGCGGACTTGCCCGAGCGGACGCCGCCTGTCACGAGAGTTATCTGCCCCATCTGCGACACGCCTCCGTAAAATGCGCTGCGGCTTTCGTGCAGCCCGCAAAGTGCAGATGCAGATAGCTGCCGAGCGCATTTTTGTACGCATGCCCCGCAGCATACTGCGCGTTATTGCGCAGCTTCGTGAAGCGGAGCGGACGAACTGCCTTCGCGCCCTCGTCCGGCTCCTCCACGGAAAAGTGGAATTCATGTCCGTGAAGCACAAGCCCCGCCGCACCGAGCACGGTATCTGATGTCTGCTCCGCCTCCACATAGCCGACCATCTGCAGCTTTTCCGTCATGCGTGCGCGCGCGGGGAAGATGCTGACCATCTCATGTTCTGCCCCATCGAAGTCGATCAACGAACGCATCAGATACATATAGCCGCCGCATTCGGCGTAGATGGGCATCCCCGCCTCTGCCGCACGGCGGATCGAGGCACGCATCGCCGTATTCTCCGCCAGACGGCGCGCAAACATCTCGGGGAATCCGCCGCCGATGATGATGCCGTCCACATCGGGCAGTGCTTCATCGTGCAGGGGGCTGAACGTGACAATCTCCGCGCCGTGGGCCTCGAGTTCTGCGAGGCTCGCCGCATAGTAGAAGGAAAACGCCTCGTCGCGCGCCACGCCGATGCGGACGGAAGATACAGTATCCGTCCGCACGGGAGGGGCAACAGACAGCGGAGAGGCACTGCGGGCAAG
Encoded proteins:
- a CDS encoding cobyric acid synthase, which produces MAKSIMLMGTSSHVGKSILTTALCRIFRQEGKRVVPFKAQNMALNSYVTLDGREMGRAQVAQAEAAGLAPEVHMNPVLLKPTGNSQSQVIIMGEPVGNMSAREYHKGYSLKAWGAVEEALDVLQENYDLLVIEGAGSPAEINLKANDIVNMRVAKHLRAPVLLIADIDRGGALASLVGTLELLDEEERALVKGLVINKFRGDVTLLMPALDFLEEKTGKPVLGVVPHIEQLGIDEEDSVSLDEKHYGDGAAHSDQLRIAVIRTPKLSNFTDFDALANEPDVALYYVGTPRELGMPDLILLPGSKNTTEDLLYIRESGLEDAIRARVTEGTPLFGICGGYQMLGSVVRDPLHTESEHDETAGFGYLPIETSFAATKRLRQVTASADLPFLGMRIAGTGLPGYEIHMGETRFIEDVHRPFRIVSAAGTAVDLLDGAVSADGLVVGTYIHGVFDDDNFRRALLNRLRVRCGREELPVQYRYRAEKERAYDRLAETVRTSLDMEKLREIVEERR
- the cobU gene encoding bifunctional adenosylcobinamide kinase/adenosylcobinamide-phosphate guanylyltransferase, whose amino-acid sequence is MGQITLVTGGVRSGKSAFAERYAAHCAAAGAQVAYIATAQVYDTEMQQRVDLHQARRPANWSTYEAPFFSENAIRAAGKSHGVILFDCITMFLSNDMLQYPEEEQERDSFVLHVEERIGALIQAAQEVEATTIFVTNEVGAGIVPEHRLGRLYRDMAGLANQQIARSAAEVYLVTCGIPVNIKKIAEAI
- a CDS encoding cobyrinate a,c-diamide synthase, which gives rise to MQWNIPRIVIAATQSGGGKTTLVTGLLSALRARGLRVQSFKVGPDYIDLGYHQLASGRTGHNLDTWLVPEERLTEIFARECADADIAVIEGVMGLYDGGRRGVSSTAAIAKALDAPVLLVIDAKSVGASAAATALGFRVYDRTVNLAGVLLNRLGSETHEEMVRMAMEGVDLRVYGALRRDAALALPERHLGLTPVEEHAAAETIAAVGQRVEAGLDLDAILELARSASPLSVAPPVRTDTVSSVRIGVARDEAFSFYYAASLAELEAHGAEIVTFSPLHDEALPDVDGIIIGGGFPEMFARRLAENTAMRASIRRAAEAGMPIYAECGGYMYLMRSLIDFDGAEHEMVSIFPARARMTEKLQMVGYVEAEQTSDTVLGAAGLVLHGHEFHFSVEEPDEGAKAVRPLRFTKLRNNAQYAAGHAYKNALGSYLHLHFAGCTKAAAHFTEACRRWGR